aaccCGGGCAcagcaaaaaggacaaaaagaaaGAGCGGAATTATGTCTGGTGTTCAATGGGGCATGTGAGGAAGTGGGTGAGGGAAACTTATACACAACTACACAAGACACAATACTTAAAAACATACATGCGCTAATGTACACCAGTTTGTATGTTTATATTGAAGTCAGGCTCCCAAATTATTTTCTCCTGGTGTGTGTTAGATTTTTTACTACTTTTGTGCATATAACCTACAACGCTTCCACCTGCAAACTGGTCTTTCAATGGATAGTTAACGCTGACCAGGATGGAATGAAAATAAACCAGCAATTAATAGGACTGTGACTGTGCAAATGCAATGACACAATGTGAAcagtttattttacaacaacagctgcaaatttgtctgagaaaaagctactgtgtgtgcatttaaaaaagCCTGTAGCAAATAATGGTGTAATAACTGGCGGATAATGTACTGACATGTCAAAACTCTCTTTTAAATCTGTCAAACCAGCTACATGGTAAAATATAATATGACAATTCTGATTTAGGATATTAGTTCTACATTATCACCctatgttttattgtattttgatAGGCTATTATTATTCTTCATAGTTACCCTTAAGCAGGCTACAGCTCTAAATATTAAGTGTACAGATATGTATGATGTCAGATGATGTTTATTTTCCTCCATCATGCATGGAAATGAGGACGTCGAGGAGATAACATGAGAAGTTCCCAAAACCTCCCTTACACCAACTcaccactgctgaaaataatCCGTAGGAACCGTCAATGATGTAAACTGGTTTTCCTCCATCTTAACTGTTGACTTATTTGAATATATTAACATTCATTCTGATGCCAAAAGTATTGAGACACACTGGGAACACACAGCGAGCCGTGTGATTAGAGCACACACAGTACAGAGCTGGCACAAAGACGGATGGACGCTGCTACAGGAAGCCTGAGCTAACAGTAAGCTAACAACATTACTGACTTCTACAGCGGCTTTGAAAACGTAACAGACCTCGAAATCAACGACACGTTAATGTTCGTGAACAAAGTAACATACCtgtcatacatttttttctttagttttggaATGGGAAAACGGGAGGCTGGGAAACCTCCCAAAACAAAGACCATTTAAACGCTTAGCTTTACGATTGGATCCGGTTGACGAAAGACTTACCGCCACCGTGTGGACATGAGGTGTCGCTGCCTGTCTCAGACTGTCCATTATTTTTGAAGGTTTggccacaaaacaaaaacaaacacagctgtcATATTTTGTATACAGTAGTTAATAACTGAAATAAACAGTGTAGCAATTCAAACAGTGAACCATGCCGTGTTTAAATGCAGTCTGGTACGATCTGAAGTCGACTAGATGGCGACAGAGGTCTTGTCTATGGATGTGTCAACACTTGTTTTACCATAGAAGAAGTAGCAGCCAAAGATGGGGTGATTTTTGAACATTCATCACTTCACAGTAAATTCAGAACCTATTCAAAATGTATATAAATGGTGAAAATTTATATCTGAGCCCTCTAATCCACTAATATTATACTTTCGGTGATCTATAGGGTTAGATTATACTTCCCCAGTGTACCTGCCTTAACCACGTAGAcaatatacattttaaaggcGTATTTTGACACCCAGTATGCAAAATTGCTGAAGTTAGAGGCAacctacaaaacaaaacaacgtcaatgctgcaggaaagggagattttttttcttcattcaaTTCAATCtcgaaaattaaaaataaataaattgccaGTACACGGATGCCAAATTCAAATACAGGGAATCTTAACTTTTATGGGattaataaaatacagacaGAGTGAGATCTCTTACTGTTATGCCATGTCTGTGTTATGTGGCGTTAGCTAAACAGCATGACCTGTTCGTTTCCCAATGACAGACTCTTCGTGCCACTTTGCTTTACTGATTTGTCAGTGAAATAAACGAGGTAAGGTTTTACAGGTTTAACGCGGGTCAGTTTGTGTCCGGTTCTGTGTTAACAGTTTCTGTATTACAAATTTATAACTCTGCAGCTGCTACATCAGAGCTAGTCTTTGGCAGCAGCCTCCTTCAGTGTGTTGTTCCCATACAGGTGGTTAGCATTAATATGACTGCATGTCTGTCGTACATAGTCATGAACCATTTTTAAATGGTTAACTTGCCAAAAAAAATTGACACTGTGCTAAAACTGATTATGCTTCATGATGAAGCTGTGCTGTTATCACAGCTCAATTTGTCTGTATAAAACAGAACATGCAGATGCACAGAGCTTCGTATCTGCGGATCAGTTGAGATGAGAGcatcagcagtttttttttgtagtcaCACCTGACTTTTACGGTTACAGACATTGATATATTGTTGTTTCCGGTGGTTAGATTGTACGTACTCATATGTCTAATATCCTTGTTTATATTTGGATATTGTACTGTATTTGTCGTGATTACATACAAAACAATCTCTTGTACGATTGTCCTATGGGCTAAAGTATTTTTAAACTAGTTAAAACAATGCATTTTTAAGCATTAGTACCGTTTTAATCACGGTGTGGGAACTGCAGTCACTTTTTGGCAAATGGAAAAAGGCAATATTTGAGTTGAATTGATTGTTTTACAGCTATTTCAACAAATAAAAGCCACTAGATTGGCTACAATATatgaaatgctgttttattcaatggtgaaaacaaaaataaatgcacaaaaacatttttgataaattaggtcaaaataaatatattcaaaTACATAAGttaaattttcaaaaagtgCTTTTTAAAGGACTACTTTCATTTAACAGGATATATGTCATTGCAATGTTTTTTCTggattatttattaaaaatttaataaaacatcaTTCCCTGACAATTCAATGTAGACAGCAgataaaataatgcagaaataaGAATATTTGTGGACACTCATGGTAACCCATGCCCATGAAAGTTGTGTCTTTAGATCCCAGTATTCAGCGCAATTATTTGATTATAGTCCCTGATTATCGTATTGTTCTGTTATATGTCTCTGGATATGAGGAACTGACGATTTTAGGAGACAAAAACACGTTTTATTTAGTAAGTAAATAAGATAGGTTGTTTTAGACTTGACACCAAAATACAAAAAGCAGGCCAAAAGATGATATTACCATTATTTGATGATTATCATTATGAGTAGGTTTAAAGCTTATATTACCCATTAGATAAgttaaactttattgatcccacagtcgGGAAAGTTCAATGTTTTAGCAGCTCCAGAAGAAAAAATAGTATAAGGCAGTACAGAATAAATTAGaaacacagtgcaaaaatgCAGAGAACAATATATAAACAggagttttttttaagaagactATTTACATGAAGATGAGGTTGAAACAGTTATTGCACTTAAGGGAATGACAGAGCAGTGACAGAGGTAGAAACGGTTTATACGGCAGCATTATAAAGTCTGACAGAGTTTTGATTTGTATATTTATCTCCTCCTCCAGGTTGAGTCTGATCTTATCAGTCTGTGAAGATGCCAGCCGGTGTGTCTTGGACTCGATACGCCAGGTTCCTAGGAGCCAGTGTTCTAGCCATGTTTGCTGGAGCACAGGCTGTCCACATGTACTACCTGCCTGATCTGGTGAGGAACAACATTTTACTTTTCTCACAATGTTTCAGGTACATGCTCTgtagttaaaattaaaaaaaacaactccgcCAAATGTTGGGATGCAAAAAGTTTTAATAATATAGTCAAAcagcagtcaaaagttttaaaacatcctaatttttcagtttttttgaggaaattcaagtagttcacaTCCAATGAATAACTTGAAATGGTGCAAATGTAAGTGATGAACTGCCGGAGGTTTAAAAAAGGTAAGGTTGCCCaaagctgaaaaataatgtacattccAGAATTACACCGAATGAACTTTTATTGATTACTTACAGCAATAAAAGCATTGCTaagatgtcagaataagaaaaagaagctTGTCTGGGCCATGAAAcgccaccaatggactactgaagactggaagaaaggattatggactgatgaatcaaaaattgaaatctttggttcattaTGCAGGATTTTTGTTCGCCGtcgagtaggagaaaggatggttcctcagtgtgtgacatcaactgtcaaacatggaggaggaagctagatgatctggggctgttttgctggattcAGGGTCGGTGatttgtacagagtgagaggaaccctgaaccacaacggctaccacagcattctgcagcaccatgcaggACCCTCTGATATGTTTCAGtaggtcaggggttcatcccgCGAGccaaaacataagtccaagctatgccagaactactttaggaaaacagaacaagatggtaagcttgaaaacatggagtggcagcacagtgtccagacttaaaccccatggagctggtttgggatgaactggacagaagagagaaagcaaagtaacctacaagtgccacacatttatgggaacttctgcaacagagttggagagaagtttctgaagaacatttgatttccgttgtggaaagaatgccacgagtgtgttcatctgttatatctgccaaaggtggtactttgatgagtcaaaagtttagaatacatttggTTTCTAAGTTCTTTTTGGCAgtcatttttacttcatttgtttatttgttctatgctttcatttcagagcacaatgagacattaacatgtataatttccaataaaaaactggaaaaattggggtgttctcaaacttttgaccagtagtgtacgtatgtgtgaatgtgaggccatagtgctgctgtttggtgtgtgtttttgtgtagatgaaattttcaacaGCCATAGTGATTTCATGCAGTCATATagttgcctgctgacgatcacatgattgcaatcctacaacaaatcaaccgctgcagacttattgcGACTTATCCGCCGGAAATCATACATTGACTGAGAAGCCTTGGTGGAGAAccgcgctctctgagtgcttttcttgttaaaagaTGGGATCATTCTCTGTTTTACTGAAAATACATTCGGGATTACTCggggaggttttttttttttttttagcaatggTGTGTCAAAATCTTCTCGGAAGGAAAGAGTTTTAGCCCAAAATATGTCGATATAATGTCATATTATCAATAATTGTCCAATAATGTGTTTAACATTGCTTTCTGTTTTGGCATCTTTCAGAGTATACCGGAAATCCCACCAAAGCCTGGGGAGCTCAGGACCGAACTACAAGGCTACAGACTCagagaagaagctgctgcagccttacagcagatgaaaacaaagaaaaatgtggaCTAATGTTCAACTATACTTCAATTACAGTGTGATGGACTCTCAGGAGAgcaatgttcagtttttgctgacAGCTAAAGGCTTCAGTGTACCTGGGAGTAGAGTCATTTCGGGGATGTCTGCATATGATTCTTTTCTATGTTCAGTGGCTCCTCTTAATGGAGCTAACAGGAGCAGAATAATTTGCTACATCACAGTTGGCTGTCTGAGATAAGGATGTTTTCTGGAGCTGAAGTGTTCTTCATGCAACTCTtcattctttttgtgtttgcagtTGTTGGAGTGATGGAGTATGTAAATGAGCAGTGATTTCCAATGAGCagataaatgtattttaaataaaaatatcaaactaCAATTTTCCTACTACTTGGTTGTAAATGCCAGTAATTTAAGCAGACACAAGTACACATGGTACACAGAAGCACCATTTTAAGGTCATCTGTCATGTAAATATGGACAGTTTACATCTTCAGAAATGTGAAGGATTTTATGATCTCTGTACTCAAATCATTGTAAGTTAATACGTTTGGGTTTTGCACTCTAGGACAGACAAAAAGAGTAAGCAGTGGTGCAAAGTAAGTACCTACATTCACTCTAGTATTTTATTCAAACACAACTTTGAGGTAGTTGTACTTTACTTGAATATTTTAACGTACAGCTTTGCATTTCAGTCCTGCTACATTACAGAGGGAAATACTGTATTTTGTACTCTACAGCTTTTCAATGAAGCTGAAAAATGTACACTATGGGAAAAAATAAGACGGCACATAGCTGAAGATGAAATCTGTGGTTTTCAACACTTTTGACATCTTACAAAAATCATCAAACCTCATGTCTATGTGCTGTTAATACCTCTACCAAGTGATTTTTCCCTAAAAATTTATCATACAATTTAATTTCAATTAAAGTGCAAATGATCAAATATTCCACCAGAAAGTCAAACCCAAGAGAAAATCTTATAAAAACTacctttatttttcttctttcttctcccaGTAATCATGGGCCAGTTGTTCAAAGGTAATCTGATTGGATTTTGGTTATCGGATTGGATCAAATCTTGAAAATGGGTTGTTCAAAAGGGAAAGACGGATTCTGAAATCGGATTAGATCATGTAATCCAATCCTAGTTTGAATCTGGATCAAAccttcagtttgtgttgttcaAAGCATTTCAGTAGGATCTGGATAACTTTGATCCCAAAAAGCAGGATTATCCAGATCCCAACAGGGGGTAGGATTTCAAGGTGGATTTCAGGAAGAAAGTGTAGCAAAACTGTACAATTGGTCAAATGATCaatttgtatcatttgtgtatatacttttatttatattttgcacttgatttgttgttgtttgttgttagtGATAAAGTACATAAAGTAGACATTGGCTACCAATTACCCCTTTCAGTGtagtaaagtaaaaataaaataaaaatgatcttgtCCCCAAGACATAAACGGATTTCCCCAAACAGATttgaataacaaacaaaaataatatattcaGTATTTCTGTGATTCATCACTGCATATTAATTGAAAAACATTCATCAGAGATGACCCTGTCAAAAATAATTTCTAACAATTGCATCCCTCACTACACGTCCAGTCAGTCCCTCATCCTGACAGAACGCCAGAGGTTGGTCTGGTTCTTCAGTGGGCCCAGGTacatcacaaacatcatcacAGAGAGGGACATTGCGCCTAGTAGCGATGTTGTGCAGGACAATACATGCAAGTATTACGTTGCATGCTCCCTGTGGTTCCACTCGCAAGTAGTTAAGGCATGCAAAGCGTCTCTTCAGAACTCCATTTAAATGCTCGATTGCACATCTTGTTTTGcaatgagcagtgttgaagcGCGCCTGCGCAGGTGTAgttgctgcaaaaaaaaggaGTCATCAGCCATGGTAAGAGTGGATAGGCACTGTCTCCTAATATTATACCATCTGGTCGGTTGGTCTGGAGCTCTCTGTATAAAGCACTCTCCCGCAGGATACGTGCATCATTGACAGACCCAGGCCACTTCACAACGCAGTTTGTGATGATGAGGTCAGCATTACCCACAAGTTGCATGTTGATGCTGCGCCTCCCTTTTCAGTTGACGTACTCCCATTCCCTCTCATGAGGTTTTCAAAAATATCCACGGTGTAtttgttaatgtatttatttgttgttgctcaGATGAgtgatcattaaaaaaaataataatatagatGTGGttgtttatcttatttttgtgttttgtctcaaaataaaaaacacttagTGACCCCATGTTGGCTGTTTTACCTGTTCTTTACATTGCCGGTAGCCCACATTGTGTTATGTTTTCCCATTTAGAGCACTGGAAATCCGGATTTGGTAATCTCAAAAACTGTGTATCTGGATCAGGATGATCCAATCCAATGTTGCTTCGAAAAACCGGCATAAAAGTAAGACGGATTACCTGATCCTGGATAGCAAGAAATGGGATTTCCAAATCTGGATAATTTTTATCCAGATTACTTATTTTGAACAACTGGCCCCATGAGATGACTCCTCAGATTTATCTCATGTCCCTGTATATTAAAATGTACAtacagctccacctgcagcagcaaaaCGATAACATTCTGATGCTTTACTATGAATAATTTGATGTATAATAATGTATCAGTTAGCAGTTATTATTTTAAGTGCATTATGCTGCCAATTCTTATGTTTAGGCAGGACTTGTAATGGAGTATTATGTTGCAATGTTACATCTTTGTTGTCATctcctttgactctggaagtgGTATATGTTTTGTCTGGCATTTTATGGGCTGTTCATTTTTCAAGTTGATTGTGGGGAGGATGGTGCAGATGTGCAGCAATATATtgtacactgcctgtccaaaaaaagtcgccacttggatttaactaagaaAATAGGTAAGATCCTTCctttggataattactgcagtgaatatgtttcagctggcaacaacttatttaacacTAACTGATGCAGTGAGaagcttctcatttctgaaaCGACCATGTCGCCCTGGAGAGGAAGTTAATCTGTTTCAAAAGTGTCaaattggcctgcatcaagcaaagaaaacaactaagagGATTGCTAAACTACTAAAATCGGGTCCAAAGAAATATCAGAGTGGGCGACTTTGAGGGCCTTGACAAGTATAAACAGACGCTGCAGCAGCAGTCACtgcatggcaaaaaaaaaaacaggactgaGACGTGGATCATATGCAGCAGAGAGCCTCCAACGGGAATCGAGCCTGCGCCTCATCATGTCCGTCCATCCTGAAACATCCGTCAAAGGTCGGTGTATCATAGCAACGAGTGACAACAAAAGTTAACTGGAAAAGATGGCGACGAGAGAGCAACAAGCCGCTGCTTACCtggagaaacacaaaatcaagGAGCTCATGGAAAACCTGACCAGCATGCTCTTCTATTACAGACCCGGTTAGAGATTATTCGACTCCGTTACAGACACAGCACCGTCTCATCATGTGGTGGTCATAGCTAGCAGGCTAATTCAGCTAATGTACACACGATGCTGTGAGCTCATGAAAAAGCCATAATACGTTTTTTGGTTATCTGTTCATATCGCCTCGATATTTACCTGATTCCACACTGTTTTAGACTAGCATTTCTCTGACTCTCTTCCCACgtagcaaaataaataaataaataaataaaaataaaaattatcgGAAGAACTGAGAATAGAGCTAATACAATGCATTACAACGCATTGTATTACACCTCAATAAAGTCTTTGTTACTGTACAGTTCATGAAGAAAACTAACCTATATAAAGgttaaaatgttcagttttgttgAAACTAAACTCTTTCAGGGAGATGTTGACTTAACCTGACTAAATTAAATCAAAGTTTCAAATTTATTTGCAGAACACATTCTAAAACAACATCAGTTGACTATAGTGCAGAAAGCAGGATAAAATTCgtcaaatcattaaaaataaaacacacacacacacacacacaaagaaataaaaacaaggcaAACATGAGAACAACTTCTAAAATCaatttctgaaataaaataaatacatgacaCAGAAATTTTAGGATCAGTAAGGGCAACCAAAATCCTTTGAAAATACGTACGTCTTGAcatt
This window of the Acanthochromis polyacanthus isolate Apoly-LR-REF ecotype Palm Island chromosome 8, KAUST_Apoly_ChrSc, whole genome shotgun sequence genome carries:
- the LOC110963415 gene encoding protein brawnin, whose amino-acid sequence is MPAGVSWTRYARFLGASVLAMFAGAQAVHMYYLPDLSIPEIPPKPGELRTELQGYRLREEAAAALQQMKTKKNVD